The DNA window CAAGGCAGGCAAGCAGCCGGAATGACGGGGTTCGCCCGGTTGCATGCCGCGTGGGTGGGCGATAGGTAACCTACGTGGTTTCCATCTCGAGCCTGGAGGGCGAGTGAACAGCCGATTCACCATGGCGGCCCACATCGTCGCGATGCTCTCGAAGTGCGCGTGCAGTGACTCGGGCCCGCTGACGTCCGAGGCCATGGCGCGCAGCATCCAGACGAATCCGGTGGTGGTGCGCAGGCTGTTGGGAGACCTGGCGCGGGCGGGGCTGGTGGAGACGAAGCGGGGCGCTCGCGGCGGGGTGACGCTGGCCAAGCGCTGCGACGAAATCACCCTGCGGGACATCTACGAGGCGGTGGAGGAGGGCGGAGAGCTCTTCGGCCGCCACCCCGTCGGGCCCGCACCGGACTGCGACATCGGGCCATGCGTGGCCCAGTACCTGGAAGGGGTCTTCGGCCGCGCGGAGGCCGCGCTCAAGCAGAGCCTGGAGCGCACCACCGTCGCGCAGATGTCCTCGGACCTCACCGCGCTCTTTCAGGAAATCCACCCACCGAAGGACTCGACGGGCTGAGCGCTCCAAGGGCCCCGCGCATCACTGGGGCAGCGCGTTCATGTCCATGTAGATGACCTCCCAGTGGTGGCCATCCAGGTCGAAGAAGCTCCAGCCGTACATGAAGCCGTGGTCCACCGGGTCCGCCGCGTACGAGCCTCCTGCCTCCACCGCCTTCTTCACCAGCTGGTTGACGTCATCCCGGCTGGCCGCGGACAGCGCGAAGATGCCCTCGGTGGACTTGCCCGTGTCGCAGATCTGCTTCTTGGTGAAGTCCTTGAAGCGCGACTCGGTGAGCAGCATGACGAAGGCCTCCGGGCTGAGGACCATGCACGTCGCGTTGTCGTCACAGAAGCGCGCGTCGAAGGTGAATCCCAGCTGCGTGAAGAACGCGTTGGTGCGCTTCAGGTCCTTCACGGGGAGGTTG is part of the Myxococcus landrumus genome and encodes:
- a CDS encoding Rrf2 family transcriptional regulator, translated to MNSRFTMAAHIVAMLSKCACSDSGPLTSEAMARSIQTNPVVVRRLLGDLARAGLVETKRGARGGVTLAKRCDEITLRDIYEAVEEGGELFGRHPVGPAPDCDIGPCVAQYLEGVFGRAEAALKQSLERTTVAQMSSDLTALFQEIHPPKDSTG
- a CDS encoding VOC family protein, whose protein sequence is MATTNFRKVFINLPVKDLKRTNAFFTQLGFTFDARFCDDNATCMVLSPEAFVMLLTESRFKDFTKKQICDTGKSTEGIFALSAASRDDVNQLVKKAVEAGGSYAADPVDHGFMYGWSFFDLDGHHWEVIYMDMNALPQ